The Streptomyces sp. CC0208 genome window below encodes:
- a CDS encoding lipopolysaccharide biosynthesis protein yields MTENPTGPRRPSPARVRALPAWSLLAAGVLAGGLLGGTYGLVRTPTYTATSYVVAVPIEKSDSATALGFAQAYGRVATQLAVLGDAQVWAGVPVRTLESSVQTATSPDAPMVAITATSSSPDLAVDMANAVSRALTRHATDSRADTHVELRQFARATRPGGPSSASPAVTGLVGASAGGLLGGLVLLVRPRRATDEPARPPSVPSPATAADVHGQL; encoded by the coding sequence ATGACCGAGAATCCCACCGGCCCCCGCCGCCCGTCCCCCGCCCGTGTGAGGGCGCTGCCGGCCTGGTCCCTGCTCGCGGCCGGTGTCCTCGCCGGCGGTCTGCTCGGCGGCACGTACGGCCTGGTCAGGACGCCGACGTACACGGCCACCAGCTATGTCGTCGCCGTACCGATCGAGAAGTCCGACTCCGCGACCGCGCTGGGTTTCGCGCAGGCCTACGGCCGGGTCGCCACGCAGCTCGCGGTGCTCGGGGACGCGCAGGTGTGGGCGGGTGTGCCGGTGCGGACGCTGGAGTCGAGCGTGCAGACGGCGACCTCGCCGGACGCCCCGATGGTGGCGATCACGGCGACCTCCTCGAGCCCGGACCTCGCCGTCGACATGGCCAACGCCGTCTCGCGCGCGCTGACCCGGCACGCGACCGACTCCCGGGCCGACACCCACGTCGAGCTCCGGCAGTTCGCCCGCGCCACCCGTCCGGGCGGGCCGTCCTCGGCGTCCCCGGCGGTGACGGGTCTGGTGGGGGCGAGCGCGGGCGGTCTGCTCGGCGGCCTTGTGCTGCTGGTCCGGCCCCGCCGGGCCACGGACGAACCCGCACGGCCACCGTCCGTGCCGAGCCCGGCCACCGCCGCCGATGTCCACGGACAGCTGTGA
- a CDS encoding glycosyltransferase, which produces MRALHIITGLGVGGAEQQLRLLLRHLPVDCEVVTLTNPGAVADGLVADGVRVTHLGMAGNRDLAALPRLVRLIRRGRYDLVHTHLYRACVYGRLAARLAGVRAVVATEHSLGDSQMEGRSLTSGVRALYLASERLGRATVAVSPTVAERLRRWGVPGPRIAVVPNGIDLDRFRFDPAQRLRTRQRLGLPETAYVVGGIGRLTAAKRFDVLIHALAQLPDNFWLLLVGGGPEEHVLRRTAHAAGVADRVLFTGERPCVPDGSPGPDLPSLTSAMDLLASPCPEESFGLAVVEALAAGLPVRYAACPAVEDLPPHSAPAARRVTGGPDAFARALVAARAEGPLARTAPDAAHHYSIARSAARLMDVYAAAHSSPSSPHGVSSS; this is translated from the coding sequence ATGAGGGCCCTGCACATCATCACCGGCCTCGGCGTCGGCGGCGCCGAGCAGCAACTGCGGCTCCTGCTGCGCCACTTGCCCGTCGACTGCGAGGTCGTGACGCTCACCAACCCGGGCGCGGTCGCCGACGGGCTCGTCGCGGACGGGGTGCGGGTCACACACCTCGGCATGGCCGGCAACCGCGACCTGGCCGCGCTGCCCCGGCTGGTCCGGCTCATCCGCCGGGGCCGCTACGACCTCGTGCACACCCACCTCTACCGGGCCTGCGTCTACGGCCGGCTCGCCGCGCGCCTCGCGGGCGTCCGGGCGGTGGTGGCCACCGAACACTCGCTCGGCGACTCGCAGATGGAGGGGCGCAGCCTCACCTCGGGTGTCCGGGCGCTGTATCTGGCCAGCGAGCGGCTCGGCCGGGCCACCGTCGCCGTCTCCCCCACGGTCGCCGAGCGGCTCAGGCGCTGGGGGGTGCCCGGCCCGCGGATCGCGGTCGTCCCGAACGGCATCGACCTGGACCGCTTCCGCTTCGACCCGGCACAGCGGCTGCGCACCCGCCAACGACTCGGGCTTCCGGAGACCGCGTACGTCGTCGGCGGCATCGGCCGGCTCACGGCGGCCAAGCGGTTCGACGTACTCATCCACGCCCTCGCCCAACTCCCGGACAACTTCTGGCTGTTGCTGGTCGGCGGCGGGCCCGAGGAGCACGTCCTGCGGCGCACCGCGCACGCGGCCGGGGTGGCGGACCGCGTCCTGTTCACCGGCGAACGCCCCTGCGTACCCGACGGTTCCCCCGGCCCCGACCTCCCCTCGCTCACCTCCGCGATGGATCTGCTCGCCTCGCCGTGCCCCGAGGAGTCGTTCGGACTGGCCGTCGTGGAGGCCCTGGCCGCAGGGCTGCCGGTCCGCTACGCCGCCTGTCCGGCGGTCGAGGACCTGCCCCCGCACTCCGCGCCGGCCGCGCGCCGCGTGACCGGGGGTCCCGACGCGTTCGCCCGGGCGCTGGTGGCGGCCCGCGCCGAGGGCCCCCTCGCGCGCACCGCACCCGACGCCGCCCACCACTACAGCATCGCCCGCAGCGCCGCGCGGCTCATGGACGTCTACGCGGCCGCCCATTCCTCGCCCTCGTCACCTCACGGAGTCAGTTCCTCATGA
- a CDS encoding glycosyl hydrolase produces MSSQQRGARSRRLAVTTAAVAASVVLASGPCFAAGTARVADPPAPTPTVAPPIPASAVTPPAPTIPPVPPAPATPTSPAKSGPAFGAYLDYGPRGVARIAELSHWLGGAELRVGHTYLPGDRWTNIEGRHGFLDVWADWRTRQADRMLVLNVPMMERNEENVSDSEVRQLLRRGVAGEFDRHFRALAERLVELKVPDTVVVLGWEMNGTTYTHRCGPDPEAWKTYWKRIVTTMRAVPGQKFRFDFAPSRGRDAVPWTECYPGDDTVDIIGMDSYDQPSGLSFEQQVTEPYGLQAQVDFAKAHGKAISYPEWGLFRNGDNSEYMRAMLAWMDAHKPLYNTLTDYCPHGVWQCADNPRSSQVYRSVLSGRTENPTPEPTKPGGTTTPTTPPTPTTPAVPTAPVTPVPPANCSPLQLGDWVEYWLGGKLCLRLDWWSRSR; encoded by the coding sequence ATGTCCTCACAGCAGCGAGGGGCCCGTTCCCGACGACTGGCGGTCACCACGGCGGCGGTCGCCGCGTCGGTCGTCCTGGCATCGGGTCCCTGTTTCGCCGCGGGGACGGCGCGGGTCGCCGATCCGCCCGCTCCGACACCCACGGTCGCCCCGCCGATCCCCGCGTCGGCGGTCACCCCGCCGGCCCCGACGATCCCGCCGGTGCCACCGGCCCCGGCCACGCCGACCTCACCGGCGAAGAGCGGTCCGGCCTTCGGCGCCTACCTCGACTATGGCCCCCGAGGCGTGGCCCGCATCGCCGAGCTCAGCCACTGGCTGGGCGGTGCCGAGCTGCGCGTCGGGCACACCTATCTGCCCGGCGACCGCTGGACCAACATCGAGGGCCGGCACGGCTTCCTCGACGTGTGGGCGGACTGGCGTACCCGGCAGGCCGACCGGATGCTGGTCCTCAACGTGCCCATGATGGAGCGCAACGAGGAGAACGTCTCCGACTCCGAGGTACGGCAGCTGCTGCGCCGGGGCGTCGCCGGGGAGTTCGACCGCCACTTCCGCGCGCTCGCCGAGCGGCTGGTCGAGCTGAAGGTGCCGGACACGGTCGTCGTCCTCGGCTGGGAGATGAACGGCACCACGTACACCCACCGCTGCGGACCCGACCCGGAGGCGTGGAAGACGTACTGGAAGCGGATCGTCACCACGATGCGCGCGGTGCCGGGCCAGAAATTCCGCTTCGACTTCGCTCCGAGCCGCGGCCGGGACGCCGTTCCCTGGACGGAGTGTTATCCCGGGGACGACACGGTCGACATCATCGGAATGGATTCGTACGACCAGCCCAGCGGACTGTCGTTCGAGCAGCAGGTGACAGAGCCGTACGGCCTCCAGGCCCAGGTGGATTTCGCGAAGGCGCACGGAAAGGCCATCTCCTATCCGGAATGGGGGCTTTTCCGCAACGGTGACAATTCCGAGTACATGCGGGCCATGCTCGCGTGGATGGACGCGCACAAGCCGCTGTACAACACGCTGACGGACTACTGTCCGCACGGTGTCTGGCAGTGCGCCGACAACCCCAGGTCCTCCCAGGTCTACCGGTCCGTGCTCTCCGGCCGCACCGAGAATCCGACCCCGGAGCCGACCAAGCCCGGCGGGACCACCACACCGACCACTCCGCCCACACCGACGACTCCGGCCGTTCCCACCGCACCGGTCACGCCCGTGCCCCCGGCCAACTGCTCGCCGCTGCAACTGGGCGACTGGGTCGAGTACTGGCTCGGCGGGAAGCTGTGCCTGCGCCTCGACTGGTGGTCGCGCAGCCGGTGA
- a CDS encoding polysaccharide deacetylase family protein, translating to MAVDSAGTRTAPRPGPAPWVAMYHSVTDCPDDPYRITVTPDRLERQLRWLAVRGVRGVSMAELLAARARGEGRRLAGLTFDDGYADFVDHALPVLRRLDFGATLFVLPGRLGGDNAWDPLGPRKPLLTADGIRQAARAGIEVGSHGLTHIDLTAADDLRLKAEVVESRAVLEDLLEAPVEGFCYPYGTLDRRTVEAVRSAGYRYACAIDPGPLTGPLALPRVHVGQNDDAVRLFLKYRLHRLRRRPVEGL from the coding sequence ATGGCCGTTGACTCCGCCGGTACCCGTACGGCGCCCCGCCCCGGCCCCGCTCCCTGGGTGGCGATGTACCACTCGGTGACGGACTGCCCGGACGACCCGTACCGCATCACCGTCACTCCCGACCGGCTGGAACGGCAGCTGAGATGGCTCGCCGTGCGGGGTGTGCGGGGTGTGTCCATGGCCGAACTGCTGGCCGCACGCGCGCGCGGCGAGGGCCGGCGCCTTGCGGGACTCACCTTCGACGACGGCTACGCCGACTTCGTCGACCACGCCCTGCCCGTGCTGCGCCGGCTGGACTTCGGCGCCACCCTCTTCGTACTGCCCGGCCGGCTCGGCGGCGACAACGCCTGGGACCCGCTGGGGCCCCGCAAGCCGCTCCTGACGGCCGACGGCATCCGGCAGGCGGCACGGGCGGGGATCGAGGTCGGCTCGCACGGGCTGACGCACATCGACCTGACGGCGGCGGACGACCTCCGGCTGAAGGCCGAGGTCGTCGAGAGCCGGGCCGTGCTGGAGGACCTGCTCGAGGCGCCGGTGGAGGGCTTCTGCTACCCCTACGGCACGCTCGACCGGCGGACCGTCGAGGCCGTACGGAGCGCTGGGTACCGCTACGCCTGCGCCATCGACCCCGGCCCGCTCACCGGGCCGCTCGCCCTCCCCCGCGTCCACGTCGGACAGAACGACGACGCCGTACGCCTGTTCCTCAAGTACCGGCTGCACCGGCTGCGGCGCCGTCCCGTGGAAGGTCTGTGA
- a CDS encoding GNAT family N-acetyltransferase, with product MKYSVELVTDDSAFAELAPDWHQLYGRCAAATPFQSHAWLHSWWLSYGSRGRLRLLLVRDGRELVAAAPLMRVRRPVPTLVPLGGAISDYGDVLLDDERGEEAVTALTEGLASVARTALIDFREVRPGGAAERIYDRWHGPRRRVSDSLCLELPAVPMDELVARLPSAKAQRVRAKLRKLTALGVERQVVRPEEVDTALRRLLELHQLQWQGRKVTSEHLRTRFCDHLVRSVGPMVRTGDAVVTEFRLGEDVVAVDLTLLSRRLAGGYLYGAHPRLRECKADVAVMLLDACAEHTRAGGRGTLSLLRGNEPYKHHWRPEPVVNQRLLLARRRTAPLLSATLCDVAARRLGKELVRRWRERGGDGP from the coding sequence GTGAAGTACAGCGTCGAACTCGTCACCGACGACAGCGCGTTCGCCGAACTCGCCCCGGACTGGCACCAGTTGTACGGGAGGTGCGCGGCGGCGACCCCGTTCCAGAGCCACGCCTGGCTGCACTCGTGGTGGCTGTCCTACGGCAGCCGCGGCCGGCTGCGCCTCCTGCTGGTCCGCGACGGCCGCGAACTCGTCGCCGCCGCCCCGCTGATGCGGGTACGCCGTCCGGTGCCGACCCTCGTGCCGCTCGGCGGGGCGATCTCCGACTACGGGGACGTGCTGCTGGACGACGAGCGCGGCGAGGAGGCGGTGACCGCGCTGACCGAGGGGCTCGCCTCGGTGGCCCGCACCGCACTGATCGACTTCCGTGAGGTACGGCCCGGGGGCGCGGCCGAGCGGATCTACGACCGCTGGCACGGACCGCGCCGCCGGGTCAGCGACTCGCTGTGCCTGGAGCTGCCCGCCGTGCCCATGGACGAACTGGTCGCCCGGCTGCCCTCGGCGAAGGCCCAGCGGGTGCGGGCCAAGCTGCGCAAGCTGACCGCGCTCGGCGTCGAGCGTCAGGTGGTGCGGCCGGAGGAGGTCGACACGGCGCTGCGGCGGCTGCTGGAGCTGCACCAGCTCCAGTGGCAGGGACGGAAGGTGACGTCGGAGCATCTGCGGACACGGTTCTGCGACCACCTGGTGCGGTCGGTCGGGCCGATGGTGCGCACGGGGGACGCCGTCGTCACCGAGTTCCGGCTGGGCGAGGACGTGGTGGCGGTGGACCTGACGCTGCTGTCGCGACGGCTGGCGGGCGGCTATCTCTACGGCGCCCACCCGCGGCTGCGGGAGTGCAAGGCGGACGTGGCGGTGATGCTGCTGGACGCGTGCGCCGAGCACACCCGTGCCGGCGGACGCGGCACGCTGAGCCTGCTGCGCGGCAACGAGCCCTACAAGCATCACTGGCGCCCCGAACCGGTCGTCAACCAGCGGCTGTTGCTGGCCCGGCGACGCACCGCCCCGCTGCTGTCGGCGACGCTGTGCGACGTGGCCGCCCGGCGGCTGGGCAAGGAACTGGTGCGACGGTGGAGGGAGCGCGGTGGCGACGGGCCGTGA